A stretch of DNA from Planococcus antarcticus DSM 14505:
CTGAACGCGTCAGGGATTTGGCTGCAGAAGTCACCGAGAGCAGCGCCACAGTCTATGACAAAACACGAGCAATAGAGCAGTATTTCAGCACATCCGGATTTGAATACAGTCAATCCAATATCCCGGTGCCTGAAGCTGATCAGGATTATGTGGATCAGTTTTTATTCGAAACCAAAAGAGGGTATTGTGATAATTTTTCAACCTCTATGGTCGTGATGTTGCGCTCTCTAGATATCCCGGCTCGTTGGGTCAAGGGATTTAATGAAGGGGAGCTGAAAAATTCAGAGGGCGACACCGATGTCTATCAAGTAACAAATAATAATGCCCACTCATGGGTGGAAGCTTATATGCCAGGCGTCGGCTGGATGCTATTTGAACCAACGATCGGTTTTACTGGCGCTTCTTCCATCGATTTCGATTTGGAGCTGGATGCGGCAGATCCAGAACAACCTGATCAGCAGGAGCAACCGATAGCGGAAGAACCTGAAAGTTCAGATGACGAAGAGACGGCTGCAGCTTCTGGTCCTTCATACTGGGAGCGGTCGACTGATTTTATTTCAGCCAACCGCTGGAAATTGATCTGGTCATTAGTGGGGATTGCACTTTTAGTGGCGATACTTTTCAAAATTCGTCATAAATGGATGCCTAAGCTGCTTGTTTCCTATTACCGAATGGGCAGCGGGGGAACAGTTCGGTTCGAAAAAGCCTACCTGCGCTTGCTGAAACAATTAGAATTGTACGGCATCAATAGGCGTCCTGGACAAACTTTGAAATCCTATGCAGCATATATTGATTCATTTTTCGGCACAAGGGAAATGTCGGAATTGACCGAAGCCTATGAACGTTCGGTTTATGGAGACGATGCCGAATCCATTGACTGGGCTGAGTTGAGGGAAAGTTGGGAAAACTTAATCAATCGGACAAGCGGTTGATTTTACGGCTTTTAGCTTGTACAATTGAGGAAATTATAGATTACAGGTGCCCTCATATATGTCCGGTAATATGGATCGGATGTCTCTACCAAGTCCCCGGAAATGACTTGACTATGAAGGTGGATGACTCATGCTTTTTTGACATGTGCATTCACCTTTTTGATGTAGAGCAGAAGAACGCGAGGACCAATTTTCGCGTTCTTTTGCTATTTTGAGACCTGAATTGAATAGAAGAGGTGAAGGGTTTGCCAGTTAGTCCAATGTTGAAAGAACAGAAAAAAATCGTCGTTTTGGATTTTGGAAGTCAATACAATCAGTTGATCACTCGCCGCATTCGTGAAATTGGCGTTTACAGTGAGCTTCATCCGCATACAGTTACTGCTGAAGAAATTAAGGATATGAATGCGACAGGAATCATTTTCTCAGGCGGTCCGAATTCTGTTTACGACAAAGACGCTTTTTCCATTGATGATGCGATTTTTGAAATGGGTTTGCCGATTTTAGGGATTTGCTACGGTATGCAGTTGATGGCCTTACACTTAAAAGGAAATGTAGAAAAAGCTCAAAACCGTGAGTACGGTAAAGCAGAATTAAAGCTGATCAAAGAAAGTAAGATTTTCAAAGATCTTCCTGAAGAGCAGATTGTCTGGATGAGCCATGGCGACTTGGTTACTGCAGCCCCTCCTGGATTTGACGTTATTGGAACCAGCTCGGGCTGTCCGATTGCTTCAATGGCTGACGAAAGCCGCGGGTTCTACGGCGTTCAATTCCACCCGGAAGTGCGCCATTCGATTTACGGGAACGATCTACTGCGCAAATTCGTCTATGACGTTTGCGGCATGACAGATGACTGGTCGATGGAAAATTACATTGAATTAGAAATCGAAAAAATCCGTGAAGAAGTCGGCGACAAAAAAGTTCTCTGTGCACTTAGCGGCGGAGTGGATTCATCAGTAGTTGCTGTTTTGATTCACAGAGCGATTGGGGATCAATTGACGTGTATGTTCGTCGATCACGGCCTTCTCCGTAAAGGGGAGGCAGAAAGCGTGATGAAGACTTTTGCTGACGGATTCAATATGAATGTCATCAAAATCGACGCGCGCGACCGCTTCATGAGTAAACTCGAAGGTGTTACAGATCCAGAGAAGAAACGCAAAATCATCGGCAATGAATTTATCTATGTGTTTGATGATGAGGCTTCAAAACTGGAAGGTATGGACTTCCTTGCACAAGGAACGCTTTATACCGACATCATCGAAAGTGGAACAACAACTGCACAAACCATCAAATCACACCACAATGTGGGTGGATTGCCGGATGATATGCAGTTTAAATTGATCGAGCCATTGAATACATTGTTCAAAGACGAAGTGCGCGTGCTTGGAGCCGAGCTTGGCATGCCGGACGAAATCGTTTGGCGTCAGCCTTTCCCAGGTCCAGGTCTTGGTATCCGTATTATGGGAGCTGTCACGGAAGAGAAATTGGAAATCGTCCGTGAGTCTGACTGGATCCTGCGTGATGAAATTAGCAAAGCCGGTCTTGATCGTGACATTTGGCAATACTTCACTGTCTTGCCGGATCTCCGTAGTGTAGGGGTTATGGGCGACGCCCGTACTTATGATTATGCAATCGGCATCCGTGCAGTTACCTCAATCGACGGCATGACTTCTGATTGGGCCCGCATCCCTTGGGAAGTACTGGAGAAAATCAGCGTCCGCTTAGTCAATGAAGTAGACCACATTAACCGTGTACTGTATGACATTACGAGCAAGCCGCCTGCTACGATTGAGTGGGAATAGTTTTTCAAGATGCCAGCTAATTTAGTTGGCATCTTTTTCACGAACTTTTTTTGTTTATTCAGTGTAAATGTTCGTGTTTGGTCTTGTTTATTCGTTTTATACATGATATATTACGAAAGAAATTAAATAAGCTTGTCGTATAATGTCGGGGATATGGCCCGAAAGTTTCTACCGAGTCACCGTAAATGACTTGACTACGATTTTAATCCGCTCATTTTGAGTAGGATGCCTTTCAGGTGAATCGAAGGGGTAAATCGAACGCATACGGCAAACCGCTGTATGCGTTTTTCTTTTGTAGAAATTATATGCAGGCATTCGGAGGAATTAGCGTGAAAAAATATTTTCAGTTTGAAGAACTGGGGACAAATTACCGCCGAGAAATTATCGGTGGCTTAACAACATTTTTAGCGATGGCATATATCCTTGTCGTCAATCCATTAACATTAACGTTGGCATCAGTTCCGGATCTTCCAGATTCAATGCGAATGGATTACGGGGCTGTCTTTATGGCCACGGCATTAGCTGCGGCAATCGGGTGTTTAGTGATGGGGATTCTGGCGAAATATCCAATTGCCCTTGCTCCGGGGATGGGTTTGAATGCATTCTTTGCTTACACAGTTATTCTGACTTACGGAATTCCGTGGCAAACGGCATTGACGGGTGTTTTGTTTTCTGGCCTTATTTTTATTCTCATCACATTGACAGGTGTGCGTGAATTAATCATCAACTCGATTCCTGCTGAATTAAAATATGCAGTCGGAGCTGGGATTGGTCTTTACATCACTTTTATCGGATTACAAAATGCCGATATTATCGTCGGCAATCCAGATACCTTGGTTGCACTAGGAGACCTGTCGAACAGTTCAGCGCTACTAGCGATCTTCGGTTTGGTTGTCACTGTTATCTTTATGGTCCGCGGTGTTCAAGGTGGAATCTTTTTCGGGATTTTAATCGCAGCAGTTGTCGGAATGATCTTCGGTGTAGTCAACTTGCCGAGTGCTATTATCGACCTTAACGTTCCGAGCATGGCACCGACTTTCGGTGTAGCACTTGAACCAATCTTTAATGATTTTGGTTCTTTGATGAATATTCAATTCCTCGTTATCGTATTAACATTCCTGTTCGTTGATTTCTTTGATACAGCTGGAACATTAGTGGCTGTTGCCAATCAGGCAGGCTTGATGAAAGACAACAAACTTCCAAGAGCAGGCAAAGCGCTCATGGCAGATTCGATTGCTACAGTAAGCGGAGCAATCTTTGGAACATCGACGACCACCTCCTATATTGAATCAACTTCAGGAGTTGCGGCGGGAGCACGATCCGGATTTGCAGCTGTCGTCACCGGGCTATTGTTTCTTGTCTCGATCTTCTTTTATCCGCTGCTTGAAGTAATCACCAGTGCTGTAACGGCACCAGCTTTGATTATTGTCGGTGTCTTGATGGTTTCAGCCCTTGGGAAAATAGACTGGACGAAATTTGAAATCGCAGTGCCAGCATTCCTGACGATGATTGCCATGCCACTCGGCTACAGTATTGCAACAGGAATTGCGATTGGATTTATTTTCTATCCAATTACGATGCTCGTAGCAGGAAAAGGCAAGCAGGTGCATCCAATCATGTATGGATTGTTTGTGATTTTCGTTCTTTACTTCATTTTCCTAACGTAAGTAAAAAAAGTCTGCCAAATAAATTGGTGGACTTTTTCTTTGGGCAAAATAAAAGTTACATATGATATCGCGCCTGTTTATTAACCAAATATATCCAATTCCCGACCGAATAATACCTTGTATCGTTCGAGTTGTTCGGTTAGGCTGATGCGCCATTCAATCGGCAGGGCTCCACAAAGAAGCAAGCGTTGAAAACCTGCAAACGACAAGGAGTTGATGGTCCATTTTTGGCCGCCTTTGACATGAAGCCACTTGAGGACGACATACGCGATCAAGGCCGCGAACAATTGGTTGAAGACGGCGTTTTTGGTCGTGCCGAACAGGACAGGGATGTTCAAGTTCTGCTTGATCCAGCGGAAAAAGGTTTCAATCGCCCGGCGCGACTTGTACATGTCGGCGACTTCTTCCGCCGTCACGTTCCGTAAAGACGTCGCTACGCTTACTTCCTTTCCTTCGTAGTCGGTGAACTGGACCACCCGGTGGCGCTTTTGGGTTTGGTGTTGAGGCGTTCCCAATGTACACGTAAAATCGGCGGTTACATTGGAATCCTTTGTCCGTGTGCCTTTCAGCGATTTTTTTCGGTTCAGCTGGATGTTGTCTTTCAGCCGGAGCACAAACTCCTGTTTGTCTTCTCCATATCGGTCGACCTTATCAATGGAAAAGTACGCCCGGTCCCCGACCAGGATAAAGCGCTTGTCTTCCAGTTCGTTGCCGATCGGCCCATCGTGCTCGAGACCGGTCGTCTCCACGACTTGAAGCGGCATGCCCGTCTCATTGGCAAAGCTGACGTGCAGCTTGATACCGGCGTGTTTTCCTAACGGTAATGGTCGTCGAGTCGATTGACAAAAGTTCTTTGGGCATCTTCAGGGGACGGCGTGCCGCCCGGTTCAGTTTTCCGATGATTCCTTCGAGAAGCCGTTTCATGATAGCGTAATCAAGCCCCGTCAACTGCTTGGAGAGCGTTGAATGGTCGATGGAAACCAGTCCGTTGCTCGGTCCGACATCCGCGGAGTGGCGCAGACTTTTCCAACCGTTCATCGCAGCGCTTGTCAAATAGGCGATGATGTTTGGAACAGTACATTTCCGGGCCGTATCTTCGTAATGGAATTCTTGCAAAATCGCGTGCAGTTCGTCTTCCGAAAGAAATTTTTGAATCAGTTTTTGGAGCGTGGTATTCTTGTTCATGAGAGATGCCCCTTTTTCGAAAATGTTTGTGTAGTAACGAACATTTTACAGGATGCACCTCTCTTTTTCGCTTACTTTGACTGGAAGAAATTAGCTAATCAATACGCGTGATATGATATCTTTATAGAAGGAAATTGAAATCTGTCTATAGATTAAGGAGTGTGGTAGAAAGAACTCAAGGATTTAAGATCCTAAGGGGGGAGGACGTTAACAGGACTTATTGACAAAGGAATTTCAATTGCTGACCAAAAGTGGCAGTAGCTTAAATATAAGGAGAAGTCTTCAATGTAAAGAGGTGATTCCCTTTCAAATCTGTAACATATTTGTAATCTAATCATTAAGAATTTTCTGTTATAATAAAGTTATGAAAATATTTCTGTTAAAGTGTTGACTCTGTATATATGAGCGTGTTATATTAATTGAGTCGCCAATGAGCGCGGCACATTGAACCTTGAAAACTGAACAGCAAAACGTCAACGAAAGACGTCACGAGCACTTCGGTGCGAGAACGGCTTTTGCGAAGGTTGCCACCGGCAATTGGAGCAGAGTTGTTCACCTACTCGGTGTTCGTGACTACAACTTACTGATCAGCTTTGTGCAGATCAAGCCATCTTCGGATGGTGCCAGCAACAACTAGAGCAGTCAAATGTTCTCTATAATGGAGAGTTTGATCCTGGCTCAGGACGAACGCTGGCGGCGTGCCTAATACATGCAAGTCGAGCGGAACCAGAGGAGCTTGCTCCTTCTGGTTTAGCGGCGGACGGGTGAGTAACACGTGGGCAACCTGCCCTGCAGATCGGGATAACTCCGGGAAACCGGTGCTAATACCGAATAGTTTGTCGCCTCTCCTGAGGCGGCACGGAAAGACGGCATCTCGCTGTCACTGCAGGATGGGCCCGCGGCGCATTAGCTAGTTGGTGGGGTAATGGCCTACCAAGGCGACGATGCGTAGCCGACCTGAGAGGGTGATCGGCCACACTGGGACTGAGACACGGCCCAGACTCCTACGGGAGGCAGCAGTAGGGAATCTTCCGCAATGGACGAAAGTCTGACGGAGCAACGCCGCGTGAGTGACGAAGGTTTTCGGATCGTAAAACTCTGTTGTGAGGGAAGAACAAGTACCAACTAACTACTGGTACCTTGACGGTACCTCACCAGAAAGCCACGGCTAACTACGTGCCAGCAGCCGCGGTAATACGTAGGTGGCAAGCGTTGTCCGGAATTATTGGGCGTAAAGCGCGCGCAGGCGGTTCTTTAAGTCTGATGTGAAAGCCCACGGCTCAACCGTGGAGGGTCATTGGAAACTGGAGAACTTGAGTGCAGAAGAGGAAAGTGGAATTCCATGTGTAGCGGTGAAATGCGTAGAGATGTGGAGGAACACCAGTGGCGAAGGCGACTTTCTGGTCTGTAACTGACGCTGAGGCGCGAAAGCGTGGGGAGCAAACAGGATTAGATACCCTGGTAGTCCACGCCGTAAACGATGAGTGCTAAGTGTTAGGGGGTTTCCGCCCCTTAGTGCTGCAGCTAACGCATTAAGCACTCCGCCTGGGGAGTACGGCCGCAAGGCTGAAACTCAAAGGAATTGACGGGGGCCCGCACAAGCGGTGGAGCATGTGGTTTAATTCGAAGCAACGCGAAGAACCTTACCAGGTCTTGACATCCCGCTGCCCGGTGTAGAGATACGCCTTTCCCTTCGGGGACAGCGGTGACAGGTGGTGCATGGTTGTCGTCAGCTCGTGTCGTGAGATGTTGGGTTAAGTCCCGCAACGAGCGCAACCCTTGATCTTAGTTGCCAGCATTCAGTTGGGCACTCTAAGGTGACTGCCGGTGACAAACCGGAGGAAGGTGGGGATGACGTCAAATCATCATGCCCCTTATGACCTGGGCTACACACGTGCTACAATGGACGGTACAAAGGGCTGCAACCCCGCGAGGGCAAGCCAATCCCAGAAAACCGTTCTCAGTTCGGATTGCAGGCTGCAACTCGCCTGCATGAAGCCGGAATCGCTAGTAATCGTGGATCAGCATGCCACGGTGAATACGTTCCCGGGCCTTGTACACACCGCCCGTCACACCACGAGAGTTTGTAACACCCGAAGTCGGTGAGGTAACCCTTGTGGAGCCAGCCGCCGAAGGTGGGACGGATGATTGGGGTGAAGTCGTAACAAGGTAGCCGTATCGGAAGGTGCGGCTGGATCACCTCCTTTCTAAGGATAAATTCGGAACCGAGGTTTTCTCGGGGTTGACGTTTTGCGTTCAGTTTTGAAGGTTCACCTTCAGGCGGCAACGCCTTTTTTTGTGACTTTCAATCTTGTTCTTTGAAAACTGGATAAAACGACATTGAAACAAAAATGAAGCAATTCATGTACGCGTGGCACTTGGTGCCACAACTTTTTAATTAACCATTGGTTAAGTTAGAAAGGGCGCACGGTGGATGCCTTGGCACTAGGAGCCGAAGAAGGACGGCACTAACACCGATATGCTTCGGGGAGCTGTAAGTGAGCTGTGATCCGGAGATTTCCGAATGGGGGAACCCACTGCCTTTAATTGGGCAGTATCCATGTGTGAATTGATAGCACATGAGAAGGCAGACCCAGGGAACTGAAACATCTAAGTACCTGGAGGAAGAGAAAGCAAATGCGATTCCCTGAGTAGCGGCGAGCGAAACGGGATCAGCCCAAACCAAGAGGCTTGCCTCTTGGGGTTGTAGGACACTCTATACGGAGTTACAAAAGGCAGGATTAGGCGAAGCGACCTGGAACGGTCCGCCACAGCGGGTAATAGCCCCGTAGCCGAAAACCCTGCCCCTCCAGAGTGGATCCTGAGTACGGCGGAACACGTGAAATTCCGTCGGAATCCGGGAGGACCATCTCCCAAGGCTAAATACTTCCTAGTGACCGATAGTGAACCAGTACCGTGAGGGAAAGGTGAAAAGCACCCCGGAAGGGGAGTGAAATAGATCCTGAAACCGTGTGCCTACAAGTAGTCAAAGCCCGTTAATGGGTGATGGCGTGCCTTTTGTAGAATGAACCGGCGAGTTACGATTGCATGCAAGGTTAAGCTGAGAAGGCGGAGCCGCAGCGAAAGCGAGTCTGAATAGGGCGACAGAGTATGCAGTTGTAGACCCGAAACCAGGTGATCTACCCATGTCCAGGGTGAAGGTAAGGTAACACTTACTGGAGGCCCGAACCCACGCACGTTGAAAAGTGCGGGGATGAGGTGTGGGTAGCGGAGAAATTCCAATCGAACCTGGAGATAGCTGGTTCTCTCCGAAATAGCTTTAGGGCTAGCCTCAAGATAGAGAATCCTGGAGGTAGAGCACTGTTTGGACTAGGGGCCCATCCCGGGTTACCGAATTCAGACAAACTCCGAATGCCAGTGATTTATGCTTGGGAGTCAGACTGCGAGTGATAAGATCCGTAGTCAAGAGGGAAACAGCC
This window harbors:
- the guaA gene encoding glutamine-hydrolyzing GMP synthase encodes the protein MLKEQKKIVVLDFGSQYNQLITRRIREIGVYSELHPHTVTAEEIKDMNATGIIFSGGPNSVYDKDAFSIDDAIFEMGLPILGICYGMQLMALHLKGNVEKAQNREYGKAELKLIKESKIFKDLPEEQIVWMSHGDLVTAAPPGFDVIGTSSGCPIASMADESRGFYGVQFHPEVRHSIYGNDLLRKFVYDVCGMTDDWSMENYIELEIEKIREEVGDKKVLCALSGGVDSSVVAVLIHRAIGDQLTCMFVDHGLLRKGEAESVMKTFADGFNMNVIKIDARDRFMSKLEGVTDPEKKRKIIGNEFIYVFDDEASKLEGMDFLAQGTLYTDIIESGTTTAQTIKSHHNVGGLPDDMQFKLIEPLNTLFKDEVRVLGAELGMPDEIVWRQPFPGPGLGIRIMGAVTEEKLEIVRESDWILRDEISKAGLDRDIWQYFTVLPDLRSVGVMGDARTYDYAIGIRAVTSIDGMTSDWARIPWEVLEKISVRLVNEVDHINRVLYDITSKPPATIEWE
- a CDS encoding NCS2 family permease, which gives rise to MKKYFQFEELGTNYRREIIGGLTTFLAMAYILVVNPLTLTLASVPDLPDSMRMDYGAVFMATALAAAIGCLVMGILAKYPIALAPGMGLNAFFAYTVILTYGIPWQTALTGVLFSGLIFILITLTGVRELIINSIPAELKYAVGAGIGLYITFIGLQNADIIVGNPDTLVALGDLSNSSALLAIFGLVVTVIFMVRGVQGGIFFGILIAAVVGMIFGVVNLPSAIIDLNVPSMAPTFGVALEPIFNDFGSLMNIQFLVIVLTFLFVDFFDTAGTLVAVANQAGLMKDNKLPRAGKALMADSIATVSGAIFGTSTTTSYIESTSGVAAGARSGFAAVVTGLLFLVSIFFYPLLEVITSAVTAPALIIVGVLMVSALGKIDWTKFEIAVPAFLTMIAMPLGYSIATGIAIGFIFYPITMLVAGKGKQVHPIMYGLFVIFVLYFIFLT